Sequence from the Christiangramia fulva genome:
GCAGCCCGAAAAACTTCCGGTGTGAAACTTCACGATTTCAACTGCGGTTTAAAAGCTTACCGCAGGGAAGTCATCAAGAATATTGATGTTTATGGTGAAATGCACCGCTATATCCCGGTGCTGGCAAAAAATGCCGGCTATTTAAATATTACCGAAAAGGAAGTAAAACACCAGGCTAGAAAATACGGAAAAACCAAATTCGGCATGAACCGTTTTATTTACGGATTTCTGGATCTTATTAGTATCTGGTTTTTATCAAAATTTGGCCGCAGACCCATGCACCTTTTTGGATCACTTGGAGTTCTTATGTTTATAATCGGATTTTTTGCTGCTGCCTGGATAGGATTTTGGAAACTTTATAAACTCTATCACGGTCTCCCAAATACACTTGTGGCTCTGAATCCCTGGTTTTATATTTCGCTCACGGTGATGATTATTGGTACGCAATTCTTTCTTGCCGGTTTTCTCGGGGAGTTGATCCTGCGTTCAAAGCGGGATAAAGAACGCTATCGTATTCAGAAAACCACCCCTAATTTATAAGTCCTTTCGCAGATAATCCTTATTTTTGCTAATTAGAAAAAAGAAAAAATATGGCGACAGTTAAACCAGAAATTCTTCAAAAAGCCAAAAGATGGCTCACCGATGCCTTTGATGCTGATACTAAAAAAGAAGTCAACAGACTTATCGAAGAAGATCCAAAAGAACTGGAAGAAAGTTTTTATAAAAATGCCGAATTTGGTACCGGTGGTATGCGTGGAGTTATGGGCGTTGGCACAAACCGCATCAATAAATATACGCTTGGTAAGAACACCCAGGGATTATCAGATTATCTGAAAAAATCTTTTCCCGGTAAAGATCTTAAAGTAGCTATCGCCTACGATTGCCGAAATAACAGCCAATCTCTGGCCAAAGTGGTTGCCGATGTTTTTTCAGCGAATGGTATAAAAGTTTTTCTTTTTTCAGAATTAAGGCCAACTCCCGAACTTTCTTTCGCGGTGAGGAAACTCCACTGTCAGTGTGGAATTGTTCTTACCGCCAGCCATAATCCGCCAGAATATAACGGTTACAAAGTTTATTGGGAAGATGGAGGCCAGCTCGTTCCGCCTCAGGATGAAGAACTGGTTGAAACAATTAACAATTTAGAATACGAAGCGATTAATTTTAACGCAAATTCTGAATTGATCCAAAAAATAGATACTGAAGTTGATATAGCATTTGCCGAAGCTTCTGTGAAAAACGGCAGTTTTGATACTTCTGCTGAAGCCCGGAAAAATATAAAAATCGTTTTTACTTCGCTCCACGGAACTTCGATCACCATGGTGCCGGAAGTGTTGGAAAAAGCCGGTTTTACCAATGTAAATCTGGTCGAAGAGCAAAAAGAGCCAAATGGTAATTTCCCCACGGTAAAATCACCGAATCCCGAAGAACCAGCTGCTCTAAAAATGGCGCTGGAACTCGCCGAAAAGAAAAAGGCAGATATCGTGATCGGCACCGATCCTGATTGTGACCGTCTTGGGGTAGCTGTGCGCAATAACAAGGGAGAAATGGTTTTATTGAATGGAAACCAGACCATGCTAATTATGACCTGGTTCCTACTGGAACAATGGAAAAAACAGGGAAAAATCAAAGGGAAAGAATTTATGGCATCCACCATAGTATCCACTCCCATGCTTCAAAAACTCGTGGAAGATTATGGCGTAAAATATATGGAGGTGCTAACCGGATTTAAATGGATCGCCAAACTTATTAAAGATCACCCGGCACTTGATTTCATTGGTGGTGGCGAAGAAAGCTTCGGCTATATGGTTGGTGATTTTGTAAGGGACAAAGACGCGGTAACCTCTACCCTTCTCGCCTGCGAAATCGCTGCCTCGATGAAAGCTGAAGGAAATTCCCTTTACAACAAACTTCTCGAACTCTATACAAAATACGGACTTTACAAAGAGGAACTTATTTCCCTTGTGAAAAAAGGAATTGAAGGTGAAAAGGAGATCAAACAAATGCTTATCGATCTAAGGGAGAACCCATGGAGCGAAGTTGACGGGGAAAAAGTAATTCGTGTGGAAGATTACAAATCTTCAAAATCGAAAAATTTAAGGGATAATTCCGAAAGTGATATAGATATTCCAAAATCCAATGTTCTTATTTATTATACTGAAGGAGGTACAAAAATCGCTGCCAGGCCCAGTGGAACCGAGCCTAAGATCAAATTTTATATCAGCGTGAACACAAGCCTCGATTCGGTAGAGAATTATGATAAAAAAGATCAGGAATTAGCTAAAAAGATCAGCCGCATCAGGAAAGAGCTCAATCTGGGCTAAGAGAAATTTAAATGACCTATTTTCGAAAAATACTCCAGTTCGCGAAACCGTACAGGATTTACGCGATACTAAATATTATTTGTAATATTCTTTACGCGATTTTTAGCACCTTGTCTTTTATCGCTTTAATTCCCGTAATAAAAGTCCTTTTTGATAAAACCGAAAGAGTAAATGAAAAACCGGTCTGGGACGGAATTGCACACGTAAAAGATTTTGCCGTTGACTATTTCAATTTTTATGTTACTCAAAGGGTAAATGAAAATGAACTTTCCGCATTAATTTTTATTTGCGGACTTGTAGTGCTTCTGTTTTTTCTGAAAAACCTGTTCGGTTATCTATCTTCTTTCTTTTTGGTATACCTTCAGAATGGAGTTTTGAGAGACTTAAGGGATGCCATGTATAAAAAGATCATGGAATTGCCTATTTCTTATTTTTCAGAAAAAAGAAAAGGAGATACCATTTCAAGGATCACTGCTGACGTGAATGAAGTACAAACTTCTTTCCTTTCAATTCTTGAATTAATGGTTAGGGAACCGCTCACCATAATATTTACCTTGATCGCAATGCTTTGGATGAGCACGAAGCTTACGCTTTTTGTACTTGTTTTCCTGCCAATTTCCGGTTTTCTGATTTCTTTAATAGGAAAACAACTGAAAAAACAATCTAACCTCGCACAGGTTGAAAATGGTCATTTTTTAAGCCTTGTGGAAGAAACCCTTTCCAGCCTTAAAATCGTTAAAGGATTTAATGCCGAAGGGAAATTCTATATGCGATTTCAGCAATCCACCCAAAGATTACATAATATTCTTAATTCTTTGCTTCACCGGCAAAACCTGGCTTCTCCAACTAGTGAGTTCCTGGGTATTTTTGTAATTGTTATCATACTTTGGTACGGCGGGAATATGGTGCTTGTGGAAAATTCTCTCGGAGCTGCGACCTTTATTACCTTCCTTGGCCTGGCTTATAATATTCTAACTCCGGCAAAACAAATTTCAAAGGCTTCCTATAGTGTAAAAAAAGGAAATGCCGCCGCTGAGCGGATTCTTCATATCTTGGAAACTCCTTCCAATTTAACCGACGCGCCTGATGCGGTTGAAAAAAATAATTTCGATAAAGAGATCAGTATTGAGAATATTGATTTCAGCTATGAAAAAGAGAAGGTATTAAAGAATTTCAGTGTAAAAATCCCCAAAGGGAAAACCCTTGCTCTGGTTGGGCAGTCGGGTTCCGGGAAATCGACCATTGCAAATTTAATAACCCGGTTTTATGATATTGATAGCGGAAGTATTAAAATTGATGACCTCGATATTCGCAAAATAAAAAAAGCTTCCCTACGTAATTTAATGGGACTGGTAACTCAGGATTCTATTCTTTTCAATGACACTATTCGCAATAATGTTGGACTGGGAAAAGATGAGGCGAGCGATGAGGAAATTATCGAAGCCTTAAAAATTGCCAATGCCTGGGAATTTGTTAAAGACTTACCTCAACAACTTGAAACGAACATTGGCGATAGCGGTAATAAATTGAGTGGCGGCCAAAAACAGCGCATATCTATTGCCCGTGCTGTTTTGAAAAATCCGCCAATCATGATCCTTGATGAAGCTACTTCTGCCCTGGACACCGAAAGTGAAAAGCTGGTACAAAAGGCACTGGAAAATATGATGAAAAATCGAACTTCGGTAGTCATAGCACATCGTTTATCTACTATACAGAATGCCGATAATATTGTGGTGATGCAGCGTGGCGAGATCGTGGAACAGGGAAAACACCAGGAACTTATCGCCCGGAACGGGACTTACCGAAAGCTGGTGGAAATGCAATCGTTCGATTAACTCACTTATATAAAATAAAAAATGGATGATAGTAGGTTTATATCATCCATTTTTATCTCAATTATTTCCACTTTGGGGCTGGTGGAAATAAAGTGATTCTTTCAATTTTTTTGGGGCAAAAAAAGATCAAATCATATTATTACCGTAAAGATAAAGGAAATTTCCAATAAAACAAGAAAAAAATGCTTTATACCATATTTATTTGCTTTTAATCGGCCTAAATAATCATGTTTGTAGGAATTTACTTCTTTTTTATTTTATAAAGCTTTGTTTTCTGTATTTTAAGTTTTCCCATAACTTTACTTCCCTAATACACCGTCTTTAATTGTGAAGAATCCCGAAGATCTTTTTGTAAGTCGCCTGCAGGACGATGCTACCTGCCAGGAAGCGTTCCGGGAACTTATAGAATTATATAAGGAACGCATGTACTGGCATATCAGGAATATTGTAAAAGATCATGATGATACCGATGATATTCTTCAAAATACTTTTTTGAAAATTTTCAGGAATATCAAACAATTTAAAGGAGACAGTAAGCTCTACAGTTGGATGTATCGTATTGCCACCAACGAGTCTATTACCTTTCTGAATAAAAAAGCCAGGCGCCAGAAGATCTCTTCCGAAGAACTTCAAAATCAAATATTAGATAACCTGGAAAGTGATGTGTATTTTGAAGGAGAGGAAATTCAGTTAAAATTACAGCGTGCCATTGCCACACTTCCCGATAAGCAACAACAGGTTTTCAATATGAAATATTTTGAAGAATTAAAATACCGGGAAATGGCTGAGATATTGAATACCAGTGAAGGAGCTTTAAAAGCCTCTTATCATATAGCAGCAAAAAAAATTGAAGAATTTTTAAAATCAAATTAAACCATCAGGAAAATTTATTGTCCAATAACCAAATGAGTACTAATAAATCTAAATATCCGCAAAAATCAGGCTTTAAAGTTCCAGATAATTATTTCGAGGAACTTGAAGACAAGCTTATGCTGAGAATTACTGAGGAAAATTCTGCGGAATTACCTTCAGTGAATTCGGGCTTCAAAGCTCCTGATGGATATTTTGAAAATCTCGAAGACCGTATTTTAGCCAGGCAAAATTCCAAAGGCAGGCTTATTTCGCTTTTCAAAAAGGAGAATTTGTACTACGCGGCCGCTGTAGCAGCGATCTTTGTTCTTATGTGGTTTTCCCCATTTGACAGAAATTCTGCCACAAATCAAATAACCTGGGACGATCTTGAAATCGCAACCATAGAAGATTATATCGTGGAAGGTTATGAAATGGGCTATATAGAGATGGATGCTTCTGAATTTTCGAATTATTTTCTTGAAAATGGAAAATTAGTGGATGATTCAGATTTTGAAAATGTCAGTTCTGATGCTGTAATTGATTATCTTGAAGAAAATGTTGATGATCCATCTGATATAATTCAATAATTATGAAAAAAGTAATTCTTTTTATTTCGGTTTTCGTTGGTCTTACCAATCTTTCTTTTGCTCAGGAGGATCCCGACCGGGAAGCCCACTGGGAAAGAATAAAGGCTCTTAAAGTTGCCTTTTTTACCCAGGAAATGAATTTTAGCGATAAAGTTGCTGAAAAATTCTGGCCCATTTATAATAAGTATGAAAAGGAACGGGGTGAACTTTTCAAACGGGAACATGCCGATATTAATGTGGAGTGTCTCAATGAAAATCAGGCAAATGAGTATTTATCAGAATTCCTTTCCGTAGAAAATGAAGAATATCGAATTAAAAAGCAGCTATTCAAAGACCTTAGGGAATTTATGTCGGCTAAGGAAATTCTGAAAATATATAAACTTGAAGATGAGTTTCATCGTAAACTTTTTAAAGAATACCGCTCAAAAAAAGGCGGTAAAAATAACAACAGCAGTGAGTAGTTTGCTATTCATGTTTTAGTTTTTTGGTTAGTTAGTAATTAGTTGATAGCCCGGCAAATTTGAATTTGTCGGGTTATTTTCTTTTAATGAAAATTTAATTTTGCCATTCTTCCCCTGCCTGCTGCATAGGCTGTGGAATCATTTAAAAACCTGATGGTGTAAAAACCTTCATCTGAAAGTTTTTTCCAGGTCACTCCGCCATCGTGAGAATAATCGATTCCTGAAAAACCAACGGCTACGATTTCTTTAGCATCAGAATCTGGCACATATCTAACACTGCTTTTGTATCCCGGCTCCTGCCCTTTTGCAACCAGTTTCCAGGTTTTTCCGCCATCACTTGTCATAGCCTTATTTGCTTCATTTGCCTCTGGATTTGTATAATCACCGCCTATGATAATTCCGCGATTCTCATCGTAGAAATCCATGCTATAACCTCCGGTAGTGGCTTCACCCTGGATAAGCGGCG
This genomic interval carries:
- a CDS encoding phospho-sugar mutase, whose product is MATVKPEILQKAKRWLTDAFDADTKKEVNRLIEEDPKELEESFYKNAEFGTGGMRGVMGVGTNRINKYTLGKNTQGLSDYLKKSFPGKDLKVAIAYDCRNNSQSLAKVVADVFSANGIKVFLFSELRPTPELSFAVRKLHCQCGIVLTASHNPPEYNGYKVYWEDGGQLVPPQDEELVETINNLEYEAINFNANSELIQKIDTEVDIAFAEASVKNGSFDTSAEARKNIKIVFTSLHGTSITMVPEVLEKAGFTNVNLVEEQKEPNGNFPTVKSPNPEEPAALKMALELAEKKKADIVIGTDPDCDRLGVAVRNNKGEMVLLNGNQTMLIMTWFLLEQWKKQGKIKGKEFMASTIVSTPMLQKLVEDYGVKYMEVLTGFKWIAKLIKDHPALDFIGGGEESFGYMVGDFVRDKDAVTSTLLACEIAASMKAEGNSLYNKLLELYTKYGLYKEELISLVKKGIEGEKEIKQMLIDLRENPWSEVDGEKVIRVEDYKSSKSKNLRDNSESDIDIPKSNVLIYYTEGGTKIAARPSGTEPKIKFYISVNTSLDSVENYDKKDQELAKKISRIRKELNLG
- a CDS encoding ABC transporter ATP-binding protein codes for the protein MTYFRKILQFAKPYRIYAILNIICNILYAIFSTLSFIALIPVIKVLFDKTERVNEKPVWDGIAHVKDFAVDYFNFYVTQRVNENELSALIFICGLVVLLFFLKNLFGYLSSFFLVYLQNGVLRDLRDAMYKKIMELPISYFSEKRKGDTISRITADVNEVQTSFLSILELMVREPLTIIFTLIAMLWMSTKLTLFVLVFLPISGFLISLIGKQLKKQSNLAQVENGHFLSLVEETLSSLKIVKGFNAEGKFYMRFQQSTQRLHNILNSLLHRQNLASPTSEFLGIFVIVIILWYGGNMVLVENSLGAATFITFLGLAYNILTPAKQISKASYSVKKGNAAAERILHILETPSNLTDAPDAVEKNNFDKEISIENIDFSYEKEKVLKNFSVKIPKGKTLALVGQSGSGKSTIANLITRFYDIDSGSIKIDDLDIRKIKKASLRNLMGLVTQDSILFNDTIRNNVGLGKDEASDEEIIEALKIANAWEFVKDLPQQLETNIGDSGNKLSGGQKQRISIARAVLKNPPIMILDEATSALDTESEKLVQKALENMMKNRTSVVIAHRLSTIQNADNIVVMQRGEIVEQGKHQELIARNGTYRKLVEMQSFD
- a CDS encoding RNA polymerase sigma factor, yielding MKNPEDLFVSRLQDDATCQEAFRELIELYKERMYWHIRNIVKDHDDTDDILQNTFLKIFRNIKQFKGDSKLYSWMYRIATNESITFLNKKARRQKISSEELQNQILDNLESDVYFEGEEIQLKLQRAIATLPDKQQQVFNMKYFEELKYREMAEILNTSEGALKASYHIAAKKIEEFLKSN
- a CDS encoding glycosyltransferase family 2 protein, encoding MQISIVIPLLNEEQSLTELYNWIAKVLRSNSFSYEIIFIDDGSTDNSWQTIEALADLDTNVKGIRFNRNYGKSQALHAGFLKAEGDVIITMDADLQDNPDEIPDLYKMVAEQGYQLVSGWKKKRYDNVLTKNIPSRIFNAAARKTSGVKLHDFNCGLKAYRREVIKNIDVYGEMHRYIPVLAKNAGYLNITEKEVKHQARKYGKTKFGMNRFIYGFLDLISIWFLSKFGRRPMHLFGSLGVLMFIIGFFAAAWIGFWKLYKLYHGLPNTLVALNPWFYISLTVMIIGTQFFLAGFLGELILRSKRDKERYRIQKTTPNL